The following proteins are encoded in a genomic region of Candidatus Methylospira mobilis:
- a CDS encoding Fe-S cluster assembly transcription factor, whose product MRLTTKGRYAVTAMLDLACHADGRPVTLTDIAKRQAISLSYLEQLFARLRRGGMVEGVRGPGGGYQLSKDASEINIAEIVAAVDEAIDSTRCGGKANCRGAEPCLTHELWMGLSEQIRQYLSTITLADVLQQRSARGAESAANRHEQHVEVTARVALDFR is encoded by the coding sequence GTGAGACTGACAACCAAAGGCCGCTATGCAGTTACCGCCATGCTTGACCTGGCATGCCATGCCGACGGGCGACCGGTTACGCTGACCGATATTGCGAAACGGCAAGCTATTTCCTTGTCTTATCTCGAGCAGCTCTTTGCCCGCTTGAGGCGGGGAGGCATGGTTGAGGGCGTACGCGGCCCCGGCGGCGGCTACCAATTGAGTAAAGATGCGTCCGAAATCAATATTGCAGAAATAGTCGCCGCCGTGGATGAGGCGATAGACTCGACGCGCTGCGGCGGCAAAGCCAATTGCCGGGGGGCGGAGCCTTGTTTGACGCATGAACTATGGATGGGGCTTAGTGAGCAGATCAGGCAGTATCTGTCGACGATAACGCTTGCGGATGTTTTGCAGCAGCGCTCGGCGCGAGGTGCGGAGTCGGCAGCTAACCGTCATGAACAACATGTCGAGGTAACCGCCCGCGTCGCGCTTGATTTCAGATAG